The DNA segment ctgatcttggtGATGAGTCAATCTCCTTGATTATTAAGAAGTTTGGTGACTACTGAAAAGAATGAGAGACAAGAAGAAAAACATGACAACACCAAaaccttcttttgttctttttgaaagaaataaaatgtCTGCACCTACTCAAGGGAATTTTAGATCAAGGAATGAAGTCTTGGGTCGACCAGAGGTAAAGGAAGTTGGTTTAGTACAATGTAGAGAATGTTCCGGATTTGGTCATTATGCAAATGAGTGTGCCAACCGACTTCGCAGAAATAAAAACATGGCATCTTCCTTAAGTGACGAAGATACCGATGAAGAACGTGATTCCAAGGAAGGAGATGATTGCACCTCTCTATTTGCCATCCATAAAGATATATACAAATTGCAGGTCAATCCATTTGGTGTTGCCACTGGTGTTGCAACACCAGGCCGAAACACCGTGTCAAAGTCACTATGTCTTAATGCTAAATCTATGCAGAACTCAGATCTTGATGAAACCTAGGGATCTGACCAAGAAGAGCTTACTGTGAAGATTATCCAGATGATGTACGAAGAACTTTATGATGATTGGCTCAAAAGAAATGAGACAAACTCCGTACTTTCAAAAGAAAACACTGATTTAAAGAGCTACTTGTCTCGTCTTGAAGTCTTGCTGAGTAAGAAGGACCTTGAACTATGTAAAGTCAAGGATCATCTTGAGAAGACATCAAAGATACTTACTAAATTCAACTCAAGCTCATCAAAACTTGACTCAATGCTAACTATGCGAAAGGACGGCAGAACTGGTCTTGGATATGTTTAAAGTGTGTATGAACATGGTGAGTCGCCCAACTCTGGTTCAAAGACTACAGTGTTTGTGAAGGGTGTTGAAGACTGTGTTGTCTCTTTAACCGTAAATCCACTTATGAAGCCTGTGCCAATCTCAAAGCTGACCTCTGAACAAAAACAGATGACTCCAATGATGAAAACTATGAGTTGGTTGCTCGCAAGCGTCCTGCCCTCACTAAAAAAACATATGTTAATTTCCTCATCTACCTCTGTTGCTCCACCTGAGGAATATCCTGATCCCCCTCAAGAGGTATGTTTCTCCTCTGAGGACGAACAATCACTGGCTGATTTCTTTAACAGCCTGCGAGAAACAAAAAAGAGACAGGAATCGGTGCATGAAGCAGGTGAAGCCCAACCTGAGTCATCCGAGAAGATTCTATCGGAATCTGAGTCTATGTCAGAAGCAGAAAGGTCTGATAATAGCTCTGATCGAGCAGCTGGGTCTGAGGAAGATGCTGGAGGTGTTGAGACTGGTGTTGAGCCAGATGTTGACAACACCGACTCTGAGGACTACGATCTAGCCACCTCTTTTTCTATTAAGTTCTATTCTGAATCCACTGTAGGCCAATGGTTCCCGTATGCCAATAGAGAGTTCGTGGAAGAACGCAATATTGATTTTGAAGCCTATGGGAAGTACAATCTCACTGCTTTTCTCCACACCCGCAGGTTGAGTTCGACAGTGAACTCTGTTATGCCCTATGCGAGGCGGCCAGTTCTGGAATTTTACTGCAATCTAACCTCCAGTGTTGGTGATGGGAGGACTACAAAGTTTGGACGCGTATTTGTACGCGATGCTATCTATGACTTCTCACCGTTCTCCATCAATGAATTCTACAACACCCTGTTGATGAAGACTCAGGTGATCTTCCGGGTATTGATTCTATCACCTCTGTACTCACCGGGGGTCTCCTTACGGAGTTTCCGAGCCTTCCCAAGCGATTGGCAGCAGCAAACTTGACCTCTTTCTATTCTGTGTTGCACAAGACCGCCATCAGAAATTGGACTCTCTCAACCAACTCTACTATGGTCACCAGACCACAAGCCATCACTCTGTTCAAGATTGGGATGGGTCGACCATTTAACTTTGGTCAGTTGGTGTTCCACACCATTCTACAGTTTGCTGAAGAAGGTTTGAAATCAACACAGCTCCCATTTCCTTCCCTGATATATAGCATCCTAGAATCACAAGGGTTTGTCCCAGAAGCTGAGGATCAGTTGATAGATATAGGGGAATCACTGAAAATTTCCCCTGCATACTTCAAAAGGAATCGGATAGTGGATCTTCCTTGGTCTGTTACAGGTGTTTCCCCGGAGGTTGGCAACACTGCTCCCTCATCTGCTACTGGTGTTGCCCCAGATGTTGGCAACACCTCCCCCTCATCATCATCCGTTCCTGAAGGGTTTATCTTGTTAACCACTTCCGAGATCCACGCACAAATAGATTTTGGGCTCCAGAAGATTAAACAGGCTAAGGACGTGATTTCATACTACGAAAATAAAATCGCTGACTATCGGATACTTCTATAGATTGGCGTGCATTCTGCTTAAAAAAGGAGAGATGATCCGCCAAAAATGGGCATGATGGTCGTGGTACCTCAACCAAATGAGATGATACTGATTATCCAGTTGACTAGGCCCTTGTGGTTTCTCATTTTTTTGGTGTTTGTGTTTCCTCTGATTTCATTGTTATTTAGTTTATGTGCTCTTTTGTGTTTGCTGATTCAAATGATGAAGTAATGAACTCATATTTCCTTGTCTTCATTTGACTTGTCTGGGTATCTGGTGTTGAGAGATAGTGTTGACAAAACTGTTCACAGCACCAATAAACTAACATGTTTCATTCAGGGGGAGATACACTTTAATACTCAGGGGGAGCTAATCTGACTACAGGAGCGTCTGTCACCATTTTTGGAAGTTTTGTCCAGAAATGCAATAAGGAGGAGATTGAAAGGAACATCTGATTCctaatcaattaaatattttattttttatttctagaCTAATTTGAATTAACTTGATCATTTGATAAGATTTGTTTATCTAGATATAGATAATCTTATTAAGATGAgaattattcaatataatttgGGAACTTATCTATAAGATATAATATACTAGCTTTGAATAGAGTTTGATTCATATTAAActcttgtgtgtgtgtgtgtgtgtgtgtgtgtattgtgACTAAAAAAAAGAGAGGATGACGGGAGAAGTGCTGCTCATGACTACTGGAGTTTTTGCTGAACCTGAACAAATTCAGCATTGAACATCTGCGTGAAGAGTTTGTGTGATTGACTCACATAATCACCGTGTTGTTGTCCGGTGTTGACGACACTCAAGAACAACACTGACACAGAGTGTTGATCTAAGAGTGGTTTCGTTTGGTTTTAAgcaatacatttttattttatgaaactagTTTATAGTAttggtttattttgatgcattttaattcctCGGAGTGTCAAAGAATTtagttttgttatttttcactAGTGTTGGTTTGTGTGAACGTTTTACATGTTTGTCTAGTGAATTTTTGCCATGAGGCATcgcacaagtattcgtacttgtGCATGATTGAAATCTAGTGTTTATTTATTATAGTTTACGAGTgtgttaaaaattaatttccGCTGCAGTGTTGTGTactggtgttgacaacacccgAGCATAACACTAACTTCTAATTCACACTTTAATTAATTTCCTGTAAGTTTATGAGCAATAAACCTTTCagatatgaattttcaaaggttcaaaagatatttgaaacttatattgttaaatttgaaTGAAATGAATGTGTTATTGCTGTAGATAGAGTTTTTATACTGAAATCTTCAGCTACATCGATTGGAAaggaagaattgaggtatgtagCGACAGAGTAATATACGAtaggtatctgtatcatatgacatatgtttgattgatttgactgagaatCTGTGtatatatgccttatttgttgagttgatgtggcatacatgacatacacATTGAGCtctgatccttggataccttgatatgattggatttgattctggggtttgtgaacacgatgctatgtttggcattatgtggcccttaaagcatagccattagtggccccgatgattgattgagatttgagatttgatggcgctttgtcgacgctatcatacgagtatctcTGATTGAGatcggtgtgccagctcgagcattgatttgatagcgattcgattgattctgatatatactcagtggatgggcatttaacctgatacctccacgtcATAcgtgcattgcatatcatatatcattgtttagatacttgtggtatatattgtggttgttcCATAaggagctttgctcaccccagagggGGCTGTttttgtctttgtatgtggacaatgacgggtactccaggatatcaggagagcGGATAgggtgcttctggagggagtcacaatTGATATTTGAGGTTTTATTGTCTatcccagtatatatatgtatttatataccGGGACATGTCTCGAGGATATGATGTGTTGCTATATGAGTTGtgttgattatgtgtgggcatattAGCTGATGTATTTAGATGAGACTTTATATTATATTCTTTTGAGTATTATAATTAAAGTTGACACATTTTgtgctcattgtaaagaaaaattTAACTCATTTtctgctgtaattaattaaccctaatcaaattgcattgtaataacgattatgGTTAAAGACCCCACAGAAATCACTTACAGTGTTGAGATAATACTATGAGTAATGACGCATGAGAAAACTCATGGAGCACTATACCCAAGATTGAGAATTATCCATGATAGTTACATTATACAAGatcaaaaatacaattttctgtTAAAAAGTTGAGTTATGTCAGTGTCACTAACTACACTTTCTAATAGTCAATATTAATAGTTCCTACAACTATTTGtggtatatatatgtatatccaTATTAAATGTATAAATGAAGATTTTTCATGAAATTATACCTAAACAAGGGTTGATTTGTAAATCATCAAGCTAAACTAGTTTAGATGCAGATGTACGTTTTCTGTACATGAAATATTTAAGGTTCcttttaatttttcaatattcCTTAAACAGAATATACGACTTGCcattaggggtgtcaatcgggtcagGTGGGTCGGGTTTCAGGTCAACCCacgaagttttttttttttcaacccgaacaAACCagaaaaccccaacccgaacacgaacccgtctaacccgactcaacccgtttaacccgaattttatttatttaaaaaaaattaatgtaaaaaattcgaaaaaataaaaaataataatattttaatttaaacacgtaataacaaaattttcgatttaaatttgaaagtttaattgtagaaaattaaaagtatatttattaaatcaaataaacaattgttaaaaaaatatatatacaaaataaatattaaataatgaaaatttatcatataaatatacaataaatttgttcaaacatacaatatataaaaatataagtaatattttttttaaaaaaagttttcgggtcaatccgcgacccaacccgaaacccatCTAACCTAACACTAACCCGAACCCGACCcaaacccgaaaaccccaacccgaacctgatttttttcgtgttggctCGTGTTACATTTTGCCACCCCTACTTGCCATGTTATCTTTGACACATCATTTTCACTTACGATCGAGTGGCTCAGATGGATTTATAGAAAGTTTTTCGAAAACTAAACAcatgtttaaataaataattttttaataaaaataataaaaagagtACTAATTTTTTTGAACGATAAATTACCtgatattttacaaataaagaattctttttaaaaaaaaaattggttgatCGGTTCATCATTTAAAGGTGATCTATCTTTCAAAttattcgacttgagtttcaaTTCTCTTTTTTTGTATATGATATCGACTCTCAAatctcattttttaaataagagATTTGCCATGCATGTTCTAAAAGAAAAGTTCGATTGTTAGACACCGttcgtcttttttctttttcttttcctaAAAACAAAGACAGAAGGAACCATGCATGTTCCACCAGTACTGGTTAAGGAAGACGACTCAGATGCAAACTATATGTTGACATGACTACTGACTTCACATATTCTTCAAGTTTTGAATATATTCTTCATTTGGAATTATTTAATATTCGCAGACCGGAACGATCGTGCAGGCGACGGAGTGCATATTATTCTCAATGGAAACAAAatttttactattattatttcaGGAAATTTTAGcacgaatttatatatatatatataaagcagTGCATGCTTTATAACATGATATTGGATCACCCGTCATcttgatattttcttaaaatcgaCCAAGAAAATCTATGATCAAGAAATGGCAGACATGAACTCGTGTACATGGAAAAGTAAttatctatttaattaagatGAAATAATTTAGCTCTAATTTTCCCTTACATATGTTGTATTTCAACGTTTATACTTAATGAGATTGTGATCATTCAGCAATATACGTggtatctattattattatttttttttaaaaaaaaaaacaaaagtggaGTTGTTTAGCATTACGAAACTTGCAGTTCACAGCACGGGACAAACGCATGATCATTGAATTCTATCCTTTTGTATAAATTAAACCCATCATTTTACAAATTAAGACCATCTtaaaaaatcagaaaagaaGTCTCTACCTAATTACTATATAAACATGGGGTGTGTTTGCATGAAGCAAAGGCAAGCATTCGAAGATCCATCCATTCTTGCATCCCAAACAAGATGTATGGTACTAAATAAAGGTTAGGTTGTGTTCAGATTGATTAGATTTGAAACGTTGGATTCACGGGTTCGTTTGTTAACTTTGCAGTTACCGTGGAAGAGGTGAAATCTTTGGACGAGCTGTTTAGGAAACTGAGTAGCTCTATAGTTGATGATGGATTCATTAATAGGGTAAACCATCTGTTTTTTTGACTTTGCTGCTTAATCAACTGCAGATAGGTTGAGTAAAATACATCTCGTATAGCATAATTAAACGTTGGACTATTCAATAATTATGTTGGATCCATCCAAATTTCACTAGAAATCAATAAACTCAATTAGCATTTGTTGCAGGAGGAGTTTCAGCTTGGATTGTTCAGAAATAACGAGAAGCGCTCTCTTTTGGCACAAAGGGTACGTAAGCCATCAATAATAGACATTGGCTTTGATAATGAAGTGCGAAATTAAAATGCAAAACATTTAGTGGGAGAAACCAATAAATAtacaatacataaaatatatataaatattttaaatttcttgacaaaTGACATGTAAGAGATACATATTTAAGATGGCTGTATTAGCTCAAGAATACTGTCTGGCCTGGGGCGTTGTTTTATGTTCTTTGAATACGTACATACAGACATGTCCCTGTGTTGTTTCTGGTTCAACAGATGTTCGACTTGTTTGACTCGAAACACGATGGCGTGATAGATTTTGGAGAATTCGTCAGATCTTTGAGCATATTCCATCCCGATACACCTCAAGAAGAGAAAGTCATTTGTACGACCCGTGTTTCCTTGTTAAATTTTCTTACACTAGAATGGGCGCATATTGAAAGaattttgtttaacataaaagCAAGAATTGTGTGTGTCAAATATAAATGTTGTATAAGATGTTATGACATCTTATGACAACATGCAACGGAATaataaaacacacaaataattaacttaattaaaataacactGATAATTATGCACAAGGATGCGATGACTATAGCCAAAATAATCAATAGAAAACGTAAAGTCAGTTTACAAAACAAATACTAGTGATTCAAAGAAAAACTAATTTcctcaacaagttgagaaaacaaACTGCATCTTAAaacaaataatcatatttaaaacGAAACCAATGAATGTAAAACAACGTGTCGAAAATTGGATCAACAAAACGAAATCTTCACTCAACACTTTCACAAGTATTATCTTCAAATGTCTCCAATACTCAACGGCAACACAATATAATTACGATGCTTCGGCTTTGCGAGTTCTTCTGACTATTCTCTCGTCTATTGCTTGTCTCGCTTCTCTCTAGTATGTATTCTCGCATCGCCTCTtgcatcaaa comes from the Primulina huaijiensis isolate GDHJ02 chromosome 8, ASM1229523v2, whole genome shotgun sequence genome and includes:
- the LOC140982463 gene encoding calcineurin B-like protein 4 isoform X2 — its product is MGCVCMKQRQAFEDPSILASQTRFTVEEVKSLDELFRKLSSSIVDDGFINREEFQLGLFRNNEKRSLLAQRMFDLFDSKHDGVIDFGEFVRSLSIFHPDTPQEEKVIFAFKIHDIGNTSFIQKEGVKKMIAEFLAESSLILSDDIIEAIIDKTFEEADSERDGKIDIEEWKDFVARKPSLLENMMTVPYLKDLTTAFPSFVLRSEKEEEIVD
- the LOC140982463 gene encoding calcineurin B-like protein 4 isoform X1, which produces MGCVCMKQRQAFEDPSILASQTRCMVLNKVTVEEVKSLDELFRKLSSSIVDDGFINREEFQLGLFRNNEKRSLLAQRMFDLFDSKHDGVIDFGEFVRSLSIFHPDTPQEEKVIFAFKIHDIGNTSFIQKEGVKKMIAEFLAESSLILSDDIIEAIIDKTFEEADSERDGKIDIEEWKDFVARKPSLLENMMTVPYLKDLTTAFPSFVLRSEKEEEIVD